The genomic stretch TGGGCGACGCTGTCCCTGCCGTCCGGCCCGCTCGCCCCGCTGCCACTGCACGAAGCCCCCCAACATGCTGCGGCAGGCGCTGCCCGAACCGCGCCGCGCCACCTCCGACAGCTCGCCCTCCACGCCGTACAGCCGCGCCAGCGCCGACACTGCAGAGACGGGACGGGGTCAAGGCAAGGCGGGGGGAcacccctgccacccccccacctcccgTTTCACCCCCCAGGTCCCCGCTCACCCACCCAGGCAGGCGTAGCCGGCGGCAGAGGACGCCAGGCCGGCGGCGGTGGGGAAGTTGTTCTCGGTGGCGATGTGGATTTTGTAGGAGAGGTTGAGGGGGGCCGCGTCCTCGGCGCTGCCGCCCCGGCGTTTACGGGCCAAGCGTCGCACTGCGAGGGGACAAGCGGGAGAGGGTTGGTGCGGGGGACACCCCGCCTGGCTCCCGGGGGTGCCCGGCGTTTGGGGGGCACTCACCCTCCCACAGGCAGGCCTGCAGCCGGGGGTGCCCCACGTCGGCCTCCTCCCCGTTCAGCCACAGCCGGTCCTCTGTGAAGTCCCGGCTGGCGGCGGCCGTGGTGGTGGTCTTCAGCTGCCGGGGAGAGCGGGGTGAGCGCAGCGGGTgggggggctcagcaccccgcGCCGTGCacgggctggggggcagaggggcctgccccagaccctgccccccctcccccagacCTGGTCCTGGTGCAGCGTCACGCTCAGCGAGGAGTTGATGGGCAGGATCAGGTCGTTGTCCCGCTTGCCCCCTGCAAAAGATGGCACGgcgtggcacggcacagcacggcacggtGCTGCGTGGCACGGCACAATATCGTTTGGCATGGCATGGTATGGTATGGCACGGCACTGCTTGGCATGGCACGATATCACTTGGCATGGCATGGTATGgtatggcatggcatggcatggcatggcatggcactgCTTGGCATGGCACAGTATCGtttggcatggcatggcatggcacagcactgcttggCATGGCATAATATCACTTGGCATCGCATGGTATGgtatggcatggcatggcacagcactgcttggCATGGCACAGTATTGcttggcatggcatggcatggcacggcactgCTTGGCATGGCACAGTATCGtttggcatggcatggcatggcacagcactgcttggCATGGCATAATATCACTTGGCATCGCATGGTATGgtatggcatggcatggcacagcactgcttggCATAGCACAGTATTGcttggcatggcatggcatggcacggcactgCTTGGCATGGCACAGTATCGtttggcatggcatggcatggcacagcactgcttggCATGGCATAATATCACTTGGCATCGCATGGTATGgtatggcatggcatggcacagcactgcttggCATGGCACAGTATTGattggcatggcatggcatggcacggcactgCTTGGCATGGCACAGTATCGtttggcatggcatggcatggcacagcactgcttggCATGGCATAATATCACTTGGCATCGCATGGTATGgtatggcatggcatggcacagcactgcttggCATGGCACAGTATTGcttggcatggcatggcatggcacggcactgCTTGGCATGGCACAGTATCGtttggcatggcatggcatggcacagcactgcttggCATGGCATAATATCACTTGGCATCGCATGGTATGgtatggcatggcatggcacagcactgcttggCATGGCACAGTATTGCttggcacggcatggcatggcacggcactgCTTGGCATGGCACAGTATCGtttggcatggcatggcatggcacagcactgcttggCATGGCATAATATCACTTGGCATCGCATGGTATGgtatggcatggcatggcacagcactgcttggCATGGCACAGTATTGcttggcatggcatggcatggcacggcactgCTTGGCATGGCACAGTATCGTttggcatggcacggcatggcacagcactgcttggCATGGCATAATATCACTTGGCATCGCATGGTATGgtatggcatggcatggcacagcactgcttggCATGGCACAGTATTGCttggcacggcatggcatggcacggcactgCTTGGCATGGCACAGTATCGTTTGGCATGGCATGGTatggcacagcactgcttggCATGGCATAATATCACTTGGCATCGCATGGTATGgtatggcatggcatggcacagcactgcttggCATGGCACAGTATTGcttggcatggcatggcatggcacggcactgCTTGGCATGGCACAGTATCGTttggcatggcacggcatggcacagcactgcttggCATGGCATAATATCACTTGGCATCGCATGGTATGgtatggcatggcatggcacagcactgcttggCATGGCACAGTATTGcttggcatggcatggcatggcacggcactgCTTGGCATGGCACAGTATCGtttggcatggcatggcatggcacagcactgcttggCATGGCATAATATCACTTGGCATCGCATGGTATGgtatggcatggcatggcacagcactgcttggCATGGCACAGTATTGCTTGGCatagcatggcatggcacggcactgCTTGGCATGGCACAGTATCGtttggcatggcatggcatggcacagcactgcttggCATGGCATAATATCACTTGGCATCGCATGGTATGgtatggcatggcatggcacagcactgcttggCATGGCACAGTATTGcttggcatggcatggcatggcacggcactgCTTGGCATGGCACAGTATCGtttggcatggcatggcatggcacagcactgcttggCATGGCATAATATCACTTGGCATCGCATGGTATGgtatggcatggcatggcacagcactgcttggCATGGCACAGTATTGcttggcatggcatggcatggcacggcactgCTTGGCATGGCACAGTATCGtttggcatggcatggcatggcacagcactgcttggCATGGCATAATATCACTTGGCATTGCATGGTATGgtatggcatggcatggcacagcactgcttggCATGGCACAGTATTGcttggcatggcatggcatggcacggcactgCTTGGCATGGCACAATATCACTTGGCACGGCACAATATCACttggcatggcacggcacagctTGGCACAGCACAGagtggcacagcacagcatggcacagcccGGCACGGCCCAGCGTGGCATAGAACTGCTTGGCACGGCACAATATCACTTGGCACGGCACAATATCACTTGGCATGGCACAATATCACTTGGCATAGCATGGCACAGCTTGGCATAGGTTGGCttggcatggcacggcatggcacagcGTGGCATAGAAGTGCTTGGCACGGCACAATATCATTTGGCACGGCACAATATCACttggcatggcacggcacagctTGGCACGGCACAGAGCGGCACGGCACAGAGCGGCCCAGCGTGGCATAGAAGTGCTTGGCACGGTACAATATCACTTGGCACGGCACAATATCACttggcacggcacggcacagcttggcatggcacagagcggcacggcacagcacggccCAGCGTGGCGTAGGTTGGCttggcacggcacggcatggcacaaCACACCATGGCACGGCTTGGCACGGcgtggcccggcccggcccgccaTCCCTGCTCACTCCCAGCCCCGGTGCCAAACCCGGCCCCgagcccggcccgccccgcacCCCGCTGCGCCCGGGGGTCGcggcccgggggctgccgcgGCCCGAGGGGGGTgccggccccgcaccccggcaCTCACAGTACTTGATGACGGCGATGTTGACGGGGGCCGTGCAGGTGACCATGGCGAGCGCCTGCTCCTCCGCCAtcgcgctgccgccgccgccgccgccgccgctcccggcaCGGTGCGGGCGGCCTCAAGCCCCGCCCCCGCACCACCCACGTGGCCGTCGCCCGTGGCGCGTCTCCGCCTCGCCATTGGCCAGCGCCGCAGCGCCCGGCACCCGGCGCCCAATAGCAGCGATCGGACCACGGAGCGgccccgcctctccccgccccctGCCGGCGCTGGGACGGGCAGGCGGGGGCGCCATCTTCGAGTCGGGAAGGAGCTGCGCATGCGCCGCTgcgggccggcgggggcggtgCCcaccggggggggccgggggccgcggtgaccccctgcagcccccagtgctcccagtgtgCCCAGTACCCCAaaatcccagtgctcccagtgccccgaACAGCCCTCTGCCCCCGGCACCCCGGTGCTCCGGTGTTACCCCAGTGCTCCCCGTGCCCTCAGCACCCCCAAtgcaccagtgctcccagttacCCCAGCGctctcccagtgtccccagtacCCcgccagtgcccccagtgctccccaagACCCCTGTAGTCCTcacaccccagtgctcccaatATCCCCAGTActcccccagtgctcccagagCCCAGTATCCCAGTGcctccagtgctcccagtgccttcgcagcccccagtgctcccagtatgcCCAGTACCCCAATATCCCAGTACCCCCCCAGTGGTCCCAGCGCCCCCCATGCCCCCGAACAGCCCTCTGCCCCCGGCACCCCGGTGCTCCGGTGTTACCCCAGTGCTCCCTGTGCCCTCAGCACCCCCAAtgcaccagtgctcccagttacCCCAGCGctctcccagtgtccccagtacCCcgccagtgcccccagtgctccccaagACCCCTGTAGTCCTcacaccccagtgctcccaatATCCCCAGTActcccccagtgctcccagagCCCAGTATCCCAGTGcctccagtgctcccagtgccttcgcagcccccagtgctcccagtatgcCCAGTACCCCAATATCCCAGTACCCCCCCAGTGGTCCCAGCGCCCCCCATGCCCCCGAACAGCCCTCTGCCCCCGGCACCCCGGTGCTCCGGTGTTACCCCAGTGCTCCCTGTGCCCTCAGCACCCCCAAtgcaccagtgctcccagttacCCCAGTGctctcccagtgtccccagtacCCcgccagtgcccccagtgctccccaagACCCCTGTAGTCCTcacaccccagtgctcccaatATCCCCAGTActcccccagtgctcccagagCCCAGTATCCCAGTGcctccagtgctcccagtgccttcgcagcccccagtgctcccagtatgcCCAGTACCCCAATATCCCAGTACCCCCCCAGTGGTCCCAGCGCCCCCCATGCCCCCGAACAGCCCTCTGCCCCCGGCACCCCGGTGCTCCGGTGTTACCCCAGTGTTCCCCGTGCCCTCAGCACCCCCAAtgcaccagtgctcccagttacCCCAGCGctctcccagtgtccccagtacCCcgccagtgcccccagtgctccccaagACCCCTGTAGTCCTcacaccccagtgctcccaatATCCCCAGTACTCCCCCAGTGCTCCTAGAGCCTTCAGGGCCCCCAGTATCCCAGtgcctcccctgcagcccccagtgctcccagtatgcCCAGTACCCCAATATCCCAGTACCcctccagtgctcccagtccccccaTGGTGCTCGCAGTGACCCCAGTAGCCCCAGAGcctccagtgctcccagtgcccctgcccagtgctcccagtgcccccagcatGCCAGGGGCTGGGAGCCCACCCCATTCCCCCGGGTGGCCCCAAACCGCCCCCACGGGCACCCCCAGCCGGGCCCCACcgcgtgtgtcccccccccggtGTATTTTTATCCTCCGGTCGCTCACTCGCAGCGGAAAATATCCCAGAAATCCAGGTGCCCGGGGGTGACACGGAAGGGCCAGCGGGCaaagccccgctccccccagcgTCACCGCGGGCAGGGGGGGCGTGGGGCCCATCCCACCCCCAGTAAACACCCAGGGGGGATGAGGGGAgcaccctccccccccatcccacccctctCCATAGTGGGGAGCTTTGGGGACCCCCTCGGTGGCGGGGTGGGGGCTCCCCAGCCATGCCCCCCCAGGGATTTATAAGTATTTTCCATGGGTGGGCGGGGAGGGGCTGGCATGTGGCTATTTTGGGGTGTGGGATTCTTTCCCCGTGCCGCCGGCACAGGTGCGGGGCCCGATTTAGCCGGGCAGAGCCGCAAATAGCACGGGGTGCACGTGGCGGCTTCCTCCGGCACCCACCCAAACcctgtcccccgtccccccccacCGCCATGCCCCGGCACCCGGGGTGACACCAGCGGGCACGGGGCCGTCCCTGCCATcgcggggccgtggggctgggacccccacgATGGGGATGGTCCCACCGCCATCACCGAATATTGGGGATGCTCAGGGCCGCTTGCGGGGTGTCCTTGTCCCCACCATCTCTgccatcccagccctgcccggccagGCCAGACCCCAGCACGGCGCTGGGGCCACGCCGCCCTGAGCCCAAAGGCCACCGGGTCCCTTTTTTGGGGCACGAGGCCAGGCAGGGGCCCCGCTCCATCCCTCAGCAGCGCTGTTCCCGTTCtccaggcagggagctgtggggatgcgggagagggagggggatgCTCTGCACGACACAcagaggggctggcagctggATTCTGGCCGGATCCTGCGCCGGGGCTGGCGGGACACGATGCCGGTGCAGCAGGGACAGCCCTGGCAGCGATAAGGGACACTTTCTCCACTTACACCCACAGTGCTCTGCTCCGTTTTTAATGTCTCCTGCAATGTAAGGGGTAAGAATCCTTCCTGGTGTCCCAGAGTGGCGGGGAACGGGCCAGGCACCatgacccccagccccagagccGCCGGGGAGCAGCCATGGGGCTTCGGCAACCCGCTGCCAAAGTCCAGGTAGTGCTGTCCGACGCTTTCGTGCCCCTTCTTGGGTTGTTGCAccggcatggcacagcacagtaCAACATGGCATTGCACGGCATGGtgcagcatggcatggcacggcacagcatgaTGCAGCGCAGCACGGTGCAACATGGCatagcacagcacagcacagcatggcacagtaTGATGCAGCACAGCACGGTGCAGCATGGCACAGTACGGTGCAacatggcacggcacagcatggcgcagcacggcacggcatggcacagTACGATGCAGcgcagcatggcacagcatggtgcagcacggcacagcatggcacagcacggcGCAGCTCAGTGCAGAACGGCACTGCACAGTgcagcatggcacggcatggcacagcatggcacggcacggtgCAGAATGGCACTGCATggtgcagcacagcatggcatggcatggcacggtgcagcatggcacagcatggcatggcatggtgCAGAACAGCACTGCACGGCGCAGCATGGCACAGCAATAGCGCGGCATGGTGCAGAATGGCACTGCACAGCgcagcatggcacggcatggtgCAGAATGGCACTGCACGGCGCAGAACAGCACTGCACGGCGCAGCATGGCACAGCAATAGCGCGGCATGGTGCAGAATGGCACTGCACAGCGCAgcacggcacggcatggcacggcatggcgcAGCACGGCACTGCACGGCACAGTATGGCACGGCATGGTGCAGAATGGCActgcacagcatggcatggcacggcatggcacagcgcagcacggcacagcatggcacggcacagtGCAGAACAGCACTGCACGgtgcagcatggcacagcaaTAGCACGGCATGGTGCAGAATGGCACTACACAGCgcagcacggcacggcacggcacggcacggcgcagcacggcacagcatggcacagtgTAGAATGGCACTGCGCAGCACAGCATtgcatggcacggcatggcacggcgCAGCATGCCACTgcacggcacagcatggcacagtgTAGAATGgcactgcacagcacagcatggcatggcgCGGTGcagcacggcacagcatggcacggcacagtGCAGAACAGCACTGCACGGTGCAGCACGGCGCTcgctgccctccccggggcagcTGCGCATGGCGGGGGGCTCAGGACgccccgcagcatccccccTCCTCGTGCCGGGCCAGCAGCGCCATGCGGGAGAAGGTCCTGGCGCAGGCGCGGCACCGGTATTTCTTGACATCCGAGTGGGTCTGGAGGTGGGCGCGGAGGTTGGAGCGGTCGGCAAAGGCCCGGCTGCAGTGGGGGCAGGCGAAGGGCTTCTCCCCTGCGGGACACGCGCTCAGGGCACCCCCCGGTACCCAAGgtccccccaaatccccatgCCCTGTCCCGTTCCGTGCCGCTCTCATCACTTTTCGCCATGTCTACCCCAGATCCCCAGCGCATCCCAGGAGTCCCCGAAACCCATCGGTGCTTTCCCGGTGGGCAATATTAGGGTGGCACCTGCCGTGGGGTCTCCCACAGGATTTGGGGTGCATGCCAGCACGCCAGCACCGGGATCCCCGGCTGTGCCCACCCCAGCCAGGTCCCTCCCAAGGAGCAAGCGACGCCGCGCTTGGACGGGCGGCGATTTTCCACCCGTCATCCCCAAAAAGCAGAGGTGCCGgcggtgccagcagcagccgggGGGACACGTCCTTACCTGTGTGGGTGCGGATGTGGCCCTGGAGCAGCCAGGGCCGGGAGAAGGCTTTGCCGCAGAGGcggcagaggcagggcagggtgtGGGTGCGGATGTGCATCTTCAGGGCACGCAGGCTGGCATACAGCCGGGCGCAGTGCCGGCAGCTGAAGCTTCGCCGCCGCGGGGGTAGGTTGAGGGTCTGGGTGTCCTTCAGGGGGGTGCCCGGGCTCCGGGTGCCCGGCAGGATGCAGGGAGCCTTGGTGTCGGGGGGCAGTGGGAGGGAGAAGCGGGCGAGGAGGTGGCCGTGGTCCCGCAGcccggggggagcagggggtgcggggggctggtggcagcctggggggagcagccccccgcAGTCACACAAGCCGTCGAGCTctgcgggagcggggagggggttTAAGGGAAGGCAGCCGGGCTGCCCACCCATCCCCGGAGCCCCCCCAGGGGTCACGCACTCGGCGGGCACTCATCTGCACCATGTCCCCCCGCCTCTGCTCCCACCCCTGTGCGGGGCAGAACTGATGCACCCACAGCAAAATGGAGCAAAACCGCTCCTTCCCCCCGCAAAAGGGGAGTCACAGACACGCCCAGCGCCCGCTGGAGCCCAGCATGTGCCCAGGTGCCGGCTCGCCTGGGGCTGGGTGCACCCCAAAATCTGGGCGTGCCCTAGGGCAgcatggctggggggcaggCACCGTGCTGGCAAGCACCCACTGACCCGCTCCCGCCCCCCACAACAGCGCAGGGACCCCCGTatgggtggggtgggtgggggtaTGTTAGAGGGGAAGCCCCCGGGTGACCCCAATTctcatgcccccccccccccccccccaggcactATCACCAGCGTTGGCTGCCTGAGCCAACTGCGATGGGGCTGACAGCGGGGGGCATGGAGCCAGCAAGCCCCCCGGCATCATGGCACAGGGCATCACCCTGAGCCCGGCCGGGGAGCCCCTGGCCACTGCCAGGcaccagctgccagcaggatctgggggtcccgggggtccccggtGCAGGCAGAACCGCGTGGCCTTACCACGGGTGTCGAGCTGGCCGTAGTTGGGGATGCGGGTGCTGGAGGGCTTCTTCACCAGGAAGGAGCGGGGCATGGCTGGACGGGCAGGGCGACGGGCAGGGCTGCGTCCCCGTGCCACGTCCCTGTGCCGTGTTCCCGTGCCGCGCTCCCGTGCCGTGTCCCCGTGCCGTGTCCCCGCGGGTGCCAGCAAGTGCCATAAGGCCCCAGGGCTCATTAGCAtgggcagcccccagggagccccGGGGCCAACCGGTGCCCGAGGGCTGGCCTTGGCCACCGCACGCCACGCTGCAGGTGCAAGGGACGGCGTTGGGGACAGCCCTGTCCCTTGGCACTGCCACCCCGCGCGCCCTGCAGATGGGCTCCCGCAGCCCACAGCGTGCCAGTGCCGCGACAAGGGTGAACCCCCGTACCTCTCCGAGGGGACACCGGCGGCTGCTCCCAGAATCGGTCCCCCAGGGAAGGGGACACGGGTGCAGCCCGTGCCGGGAGGATCGGCCGCGCAGAGCCAGCCCGCGTCCCTGGGGAACCCCGACATTCCCGGAGGGCTCGGAGCCAGGACACTTCCCAGGGACACCCGGAGAATAAACACCCGCTGCGTTCCCCTGGCCAGCGCCCAGCGGGGTTTCGGGAGGGCGCGTGGTGCCAAGCATCCTCCCCGTGTCCTCCCTCCGAGTGCCAGGAACGTGGCTGCCAGCGGCACAGGCAGCCGGGGGGTGCCAGGAGGGGTACGGCGGGGGGATCCCCCCAGATTTGGCAACAGCCGGCACTGGGACAGCGGGTTGTGAAGCGCTTGATTTGGGGGGAAGATAAGGGTTGGGGAAGCCTAGGGCAGGGTGATGAAATGGTATTACCAAACCCCGCTGCGGCACCGCTGCCGTTAACGGGAGGAGTCAGCGAGTTGGGGAACGAAGCCGTAAAATCAAGCCCTGTgtttggggaaggagcagccCAGATAAGCTaagagcacccccagccctgccctgcaccccaaagaCCGCAGAGGGAGGCCACGGGTGGATGAAACTGCCTTTATTGAGAAAAATGGTTTGCTACAAATAACGTCGTCGATTTTATTCTTCTTCAAAAAACAGTAGGTCTCATTAAAAGTTCTAGTTATGCAAAAAGTCGCGGGTGAACACACCGACGAAGAGGGCTGGCGGCACGGCGGGATCCCTGGCACAGCCCGGCTGGCATCGGGCAGAGCCAGACCCGACCCCGTGCAAAgcggggagaggcaggagccGGCCGTGCAGCGCCCGCCTGCACCCTGCGCCTTaaagtgctttacaaaagcagctcttgctgcccctgctctggcatTGTGGggcaaaaaggaagaggagggaggaaggaaggaaggaaggagacgGGGAGGTTAATAGTGCTGTCCCACAGGCGGGGAGCTCCCTGCAAGCGAGAGCGCTGATGGAGGCTGCTCCGGGAGCcgagggtgggatggggaaacCCTCCTGGGTCCCTTTTGAGAGATGCCAGCGCACTCCGTCCCACTGGGAACAGCCCCTGCGCCAGGCAGGTGCCAGCCATGCCGGGCTGGTAAGAGAAGACCCCATCCCTCCTCGCTACCACGGCTcgagggaggggagcggagcagcTCTagccctttccctgccttctgCCAGGGGAGCGGATGGTCTCCGCAGGCTCCTTGTAGGGCTGCCGGCGGCACGGGGCAGCTCAGagccccaaaacccacccaagtACTATTTAAatcaaaagtttaaaaaaaaaaaaaaaaaaaaaaaccaaccaaaaaaacaaaccaagacaGTATTGCTAGAGCGGAGCTGGAACCAAGTCTCGGATAAACCACGAAAGGGCACTTCTCCGAGCAGGGAGATGCAGAGGGATCGCTCTCCCATGGTTCTGCTCCGCAAACCCTTACTGGAAGGCGGCAGGGCAGGTCTGCGGGGATCCTGAGCCACCACCTCCCCGCAGTTCCTTCACCGGGAGCCTCGGGCCGATCCTGTCGTTGCTGGCGTGAGCCCAAAGGGCGGCAGGGTCCCAGCGCGGAGCTGCTCTCCCCCAGCACAAGCGCCCACCCTTCTGACGGGAGCCGAATTCCCAGCGGGGCCACGCTCAGGCCGGCAGCGGAGATCTCCCTTCCACCCTCTCCCAGCCCGGCAGAGCGAACtccaccagcagcaggcagggcagagaggaaggGGACCAAGGGGGACAGGTCACCGGGATGCTACGGAGCACCTCTTGGATCAACATCTGCCCAGCTGTGCCACATTCCCCGGGAAAAACCTGGGAAAGGGCGATGCAATCCCCTAATTTCAGGGGGACAAGAGGCTCGGCATGCCCGTCGCCATCCCAGCTGCTCCACACCGCGTGCCGGCACGTCACAGCTGACCTGCCCGCTCCCTCGGCCACAAAACCACCACCGCAGACGACGCCCTGCCCGTGGCCGCATCCAGCGCTGCCACGGAGCTCTGCCCGCAAGGGTTAAACCACCCCGAGCCCAACCACGCGTCGCCGAGGGCTAGCAGCTCAGCGAGCGCGGCCGGCCAAGCAGCTGGCGGAGAAGGCAagcggtgctgctgctgctgctcctcaaaAAGGTTCAGCCCGGTGAGCCGCTCGGCGCCTGCTCCTCCAGTCGTGGAGAAACAACGCCGGCGAGGGAAGGGAACGGCCCAGAAATAACCGAAGAGGGCACCCGTGCGCTTCTCACCCGCCGGCCCGTGCTCCGGCTCCTGCTTCTCGCCCGATTTCAAATCCACAGCATGttcgtttgggtttttttttttttaaaaaatatactttcttAATAATGTTCCATAAAAATACTCTCGTCCCCGGTGACGGATATTGCAGTGTGAAGAGTAACAGCTTCTGTTCCCACTCTATAAAACGTGGAAAAGGCTTCACGCCGATTAATGTAGAAAAACGCAAGAACTCAGTATCCCAAGAGCCGGTACAAAAGGAGGAAGGCGAGAGTTTCACCGGATGCCAGACGCCATCCCCGCGGACTCCTCCGAACCCACTGCCATCACGGGGCACGCGAGGGGAACCGTCTCGCCCCGGGATTCAGCCCGGCCTGCGCGGGAGCAGGCaaagcaggcagctcctgcctgtaGCGCAGGGGACGGGACAGACCGACGTCTCTGGAAACAGCCTTgtaaggttttaaaaaaaaaaaaaaaaagatgctccgtgccattttcttccttttccaaaagGACGTGGATGATTGCAGTTTCAAACTAGGGCATTTCTGCGTAAAATGCATCATAGTTTTATGTACCTGTTCAGTTGCAACAGAGAGCGTGAAGACGACAGTGCCAAAAAGCAGCTAATAATAAATAGATCTGGATACAGGTATATACTCCATGTACGGATATGAAATGCCTAACGGAGGAACGATCCCAGCCCTTCGGcactcactcctctctcctcccgGCAGCAGACGTCTCTGCTCGCTCACCGGTCCAGCCTGACGCTAAAGAGACTCCACCTTCTTAAATAAGGTGGGATTTGcccagagaggagagggaggagaggcgGCAGCGGGTCTCCGGAGGTGCCGGGGGACTGATGAGCTCCGTGCCTCCCCAGCAGGAAGGCCGAGTGTGCAAAAGGAGACGGGGGTGTAATGGGGGTCCGAACCGATGCTCCGCAGGTCGCCCTCAGTTCTCGGAGAGTGACAGCGCCAGGGCAGCCTGCAACGCTGCCTCCTCATCAATGTTATAgtcctaaaaattaaaaaacaaaaaaaaaaaaaaagagaggggcGGTCAGGAGAGTTGGCAGTGCTGGGCCACACAGCCTCCATCACGCAGGGGGT from Pelecanus crispus isolate bPelCri1 chromosome 8, bPelCri1.pri, whole genome shotgun sequence encodes the following:
- the SNAI3 gene encoding zinc finger protein SNAI3; its protein translation is MPRSFLVKKPSSTRIPNYGQLDTRGKATRFCLHRGPPGPPDPAGSWCLAVARGSPAGLRAPCILPGTRSPGTPLKDTQTLNLPPRRRSFSCRHCARLYASLRALKMHIRTHTLPCLCRLCGKAFSRPWLLQGHIRTHTGEKPFACPHCSRAFADRSNLRAHLQTHSDVKKYRCRACARTFSRMALLARHEEGGCCGAS